GCCTCGATGGCATCCATCTGTAGCTGTTTTTTTGCGGCAATTTTTTGGGCTTTGACTTTTCCCTTACGATGGCGGTCGTGTTCACGTGCAGCATCGGTATCGCCGAAACCTGCACCACTGATGCATTCTGCCTCGCCGATCAATAAACCCTGCAGCTCATAACAGACGACACTGGTATGCAGGTTGTCTGGGTCAAAACGCACCACCACTTTTTTGCCGATATATTGGAATAACGCATCACAGTGGTAGAGATTTGTTCGACCTCTGATGCTGCCACTGGCCTCAGTGGACACGCATCCATTGCGATCTACGCGTACAGCCTCGGAACTCAACATCAGCATGCGGATCTGTTCTGCGTTAGGCTTACGGACTACAGCATTGGCATAGCTATTGTTAAAAGCTTCATCGAAGCTCAACACCCCACGACATACCTCGGTTTGGCGCTTCTCTCGTTGGTTGTATTGCCGTATACCATCAGCTAATACCTCCATAAACTTCTCAACAGGAATAGCCCTGCTGCCGTAGTTTTCAGGTTTAGCCATTGGATTTGGGCCAGTGTAGGCACCAGTAAACGCTGGGTGTTTATCGACAAATTCGTTTAAACCACCCACACCAAAGGCGCGTTCTATCGGCTTTGCCTGACCGTGGCCTTTACCAAATTGCACTGATGACCAATGCAGTTTGATGCCCATCATGGGTATCAAACCCAGCGGATCATCGGGCTTTACCTTGAAGCGGTAGCGGTTAGGTACACCGCCAGTCAGCCACTTGTTGGCTGCTGCTCGGGTGTTATCGATGGTAATGTCGCGGGGGATGCCATATTCACGAACTACATCCATCAGGCTGAGGCGAATAGTGTCGGTATTTTCACTAATACCTGTGCGCCAGCCGATGATTTTTCTACTGCGGATGTCCTGCCAAAACCACGTTTTAGGACGCACAATATCGCCGTTGTACCAGCGCACAAATACGTTATGTAGGTACCCGTCACCGTTGATCCATTGCATAGCCTCAATATCCTCAACGGTACGGGTTTGCGATGGATAAAGTTTCATCAAAGCATGCTCGCCTTGACGCAGCAGCACTTGTTGTTCGTGTGGAATTTCGGCTTTAAAACGGCGCTCAAGACTTTTAACTGAGGGTACAGACCAACCCTTTGCTTTTGCAGCATCTTTAAGACGGTAATAACATGCCTTAAATGAAGGTTGATCCAGTCGAAGGTAGTCCGCCTTGAAGCATTCCCAAGCCTGTTCATCAATCTCTGCGCGGCGGCTTTCTGCTGCGTTCATTGCAAGAATTTTGTTTTTGGTCAGCAGTTGTGGCAACCAGTCTGCTGGATCGTAGCCCTCAACTTTCAGAACATCCCGAATAAGGGTGGCTTTGGCTACATCAAATTCACGGCAAACATGAGCATAGGCATCCATCTTGCCGAATCCCGTTTCCACGAGTGCATGAAAGGCGCGAACATAGGTAACTTTGCGCTGTGCTTTGGCCTGAGCATTGTTACCTGCGCGTTCCCAAAGCGCCCATAACGCATCGCGGTCATAACGTGGTTGTGCGGGTTTAGGAAGGTTAAGCAACTTGCCGTCGAACTCAAGCTTGCCCTGGCGAACTAATAGGGCTGCGCGAGCTGCAGGGGGTAAGCTGTTGATGTGATATTCACGACCTCCACCACGACCATCGCGCTTGCGGTAAGTCCAGTTTTCTTTAGTAGCACGAAGAGCTGTACCTTGTGGTGTTGTTGGGCAATCAGGTAAACCAGCAATTTCAGTTGTTGTGTAGTATTCCTTTACATCAATCATTATCGCCTCCGAACAACTCCAGTTCAGGCGTTCCTGATTTTGCTACGTTCTGACGATGCCAGGCTAAACCCCCCATAACATTGCTAAGCGCACCAATGGTTTCGTCAGCCTCAGCATTGCCTGCATAAAATTTAATGAGTAAACCTATTGCCTCAGCGAACCCTGATTGCAGCTCGTTGATCTCTTTATGATCAGCAGCTTTCCCGGCAGGAATATCAATCACCAACATCCCCGCTGATGACGCGATATAGCGTGTCATCAAATCGATGCCACAGGCGTGTTCAAATGAGCGGATTAACACCGCAGGCATGCGACCATTTTCAAGCCATTTGTAAATGGTCCACTTATTTGGCAGCCCCATAAGATCTGCTACGCGGTCAACTGACAAATTTTTACGTTCTTTTGCATGCTCAAGGCAAAGCTCCATAGCATGTCGTAAAGAGTTTGCGGTGACCTTTTTCCAGTTTATTCTTGTCATTGGATCAGCCCCTATCTTGGCCTTTCCAAATAAAAGCGGATCGTGCCCCTGTGCGGATAGCGATCGCATGTCTACTATTTGGATCAGTCAGATTGATGGAGATTTGAGATGAAGGATTCATGCAACAGCCTGCTGCAGTGCATCGCCATTAGTAGATGTGCTAAACTCTTCCGCGTAACGGCTAGGCCAAATTTCAGCAGGATCAACACCAATAGCATCGGCGATGATTTGCTCGCCTTTTGGCCATTTTCTATCTAATGCATTTTGGAGCGTGTTAGATGCCAGTCCGTTAGATTTTGATAAGTTAGTGAGTGACCCGCAGGCTTTTCTGACTTCGGCAAGAATGTCTTGTCTGTGCCAGTCACTCTTTATGCGTGAGTGGTTCTTGCGCATTTTTTTGGCCTCGTTTATTAGTCGTTCATTTGAAATGAGAGAGTAAAATACACGACTAATATCCATCTTTTTGAAATGATGGTCAACTCAAAAAAATGCTTTCAAGTTGTAATTTTAATGCGATCCACTCATTTAAAATTTAATTATAAGTATTTTCAAGAAGTTACATTTAACTAAACAAAATGGATATAAACTTGAATGAGTGTTTCAACTTTGAAAGAACAAGTTGAAAGTTTCCGAATCCGCTTAAATGAGTTGATTGGAGACCAAAGCTATCGAGCATTTGCTAACAAATGTTCCTTATCCGAAACAGCAATAAGGAAATATTCGGTTGGCGAATCGACTCCTAATCTAGAAAGACTTTATGCAATTGCTGAGGCTTCTGGTGTTTCACTTAGATGGTTAACTACCGGTGAAGGACCTATGTACCAAGATGGTACTGGCTATTTTGGCGAAATAGATATTCCTCCAAATACTTATCGTTATAGAAAAGAAGAGTCAAGTACTGTTAAAGAAGATTTCCACCAAGATGGAAATTTTAAACATGAATATGCACTAATACCTGTTTACCAAGTTTCTGTCTCTGCGGGGAATGGTAGTTTTGTTGGTGAAGAACATTCAGATAAACACCTGGCGTTTCGCCGTAGATGGCTGACGATGCGCGGCTTTGATGAGCAGGATCTGGCAGTGGTTATGGCTAATGGTGACAGCATGGAGCCAACCATACCGAATAAAAGCACGCTGGTGGTTCATACCGGACGCAAGCAGCCAACAGATGGCAACATCTATGTAATTAGGAATGGCGACCAGGTGTGGGTAAAACGCATTCAGGTTAAGCCTGGTGCGTGGCTACTACTGAGTGAAAACAAACTGTATCCGCCTATTGAAATACCAATGACGGAACAGAATCAGTTTGAGATTGTGGGGCAGGTCGTTCACATATCGAAAGATATCGGGGACTAAAATTTAAAGACCATTTAAACGGTGGTTGATGAAAGTGCGCAGTTATCAAAACAAGAGGCGCAAACCTCAATGGCTGCGCCTCATTTCTCAAATCTTATTTTTTTGCTGTTGCCTGTTTTTCAACTTAACCAGGCTAAGGTAATATCACCTACAACCCTTGATATATTGGCGTTTTCCCAGAATCCGATCTCGTTAATTTCAAGCTTTTTTCGGTTGTTCCCGGTTTCTTTATTCATTTATCAACATTTTAGACCCTATACAGCGGATCAAGTGTATGTTGCAGTCTGAGCATGTCACCAAACAACAAATAGCATTTTTGCGAAAACTTTATCTGGCTCATCTTATCGATGATCAGCA
This portion of the Shewanella yunxiaonensis genome encodes:
- a CDS encoding transposase domain-containing protein, with the protein product MIDVKEYYTTTEIAGLPDCPTTPQGTALRATKENWTYRKRDGRGGGREYHINSLPPAARAALLVRQGKLEFDGKLLNLPKPAQPRYDRDALWALWERAGNNAQAKAQRKVTYVRAFHALVETGFGKMDAYAHVCREFDVAKATLIRDVLKVEGYDPADWLPQLLTKNKILAMNAAESRRAEIDEQAWECFKADYLRLDQPSFKACYYRLKDAAKAKGWSVPSVKSLERRFKAEIPHEQQVLLRQGEHALMKLYPSQTRTVEDIEAMQWINGDGYLHNVFVRWYNGDIVRPKTWFWQDIRSRKIIGWRTGISENTDTIRLSLMDVVREYGIPRDITIDNTRAAANKWLTGGVPNRYRFKVKPDDPLGLIPMMGIKLHWSSVQFGKGHGQAKPIERAFGVGGLNEFVDKHPAFTGAYTGPNPMAKPENYGSRAIPVEKFMEVLADGIRQYNQREKRQTEVCRGVLSFDEAFNNSYANAVVRKPNAEQIRMLMLSSEAVRVDRNGCVSTEASGSIRGRTNLYHCDALFQYIGKKVVVRFDPDNLHTSVVCYELQGLLIGEAECISGAGFGDTDAAREHDRHRKGKVKAQKIAAKKQLQMDAIEAAELMRQISPDTPTTPAPAASEMVHLRHGNTVRKVMATTEAAPALDIETDFAAGVAELLAEKQRRQL
- a CDS encoding MerR family transcriptional regulator → MTRINWKKVTANSLRHAMELCLEHAKERKNLSVDRVADLMGLPNKWTIYKWLENGRMPAVLIRSFEHACGIDLMTRYIASSAGMLVIDIPAGKAADHKEINELQSGFAEAIGLLIKFYAGNAEADETIGALSNVMGGLAWHRQNVAKSGTPELELFGGDND
- a CDS encoding helix-turn-helix domain-containing protein; the encoded protein is MDISRVFYSLISNERLINEAKKMRKNHSRIKSDWHRQDILAEVRKACGSLTNLSKSNGLASNTLQNALDRKWPKGEQIIADAIGVDPAEIWPSRYAEEFSTSTNGDALQQAVA
- a CDS encoding XRE family transcriptional regulator; amino-acid sequence: MSVSTLKEQVESFRIRLNELIGDQSYRAFANKCSLSETAIRKYSVGESTPNLERLYAIAEASGVSLRWLTTGEGPMYQDGTGYFGEIDIPPNTYRYRKEESSTVKEDFHQDGNFKHEYALIPVYQVSVSAGNGSFVGEEHSDKHLAFRRRWLTMRGFDEQDLAVVMANGDSMEPTIPNKSTLVVHTGRKQPTDGNIYVIRNGDQVWVKRIQVKPGAWLLLSENKLYPPIEIPMTEQNQFEIVGQVVHISKDIGD